A DNA window from Fibrobacter sp. contains the following coding sequences:
- a CDS encoding TIGR02147 family protein, with the protein MKEKMSRISIFDYLDYRLFLKDAFARLKEEDPSCTYRKIASRLGLGSIGHITWILQGKRNLTLKKAGRFAELLNLNNKEEEYLKALISYTNTRSHAEKIESFERIASAQKSQKRIVNKEQYEYWSKWYYSAMRELVAIHKISSDYKEAARLLIPRITPAEAEKALKLLERLGFIVLDKRGYYRRVDKVLTINAEWGVLAVRQHQIEMLELAKHGLEEIPREDRDISSITMSMSRERFEQVRLMMQEFREQLITLARTDPHPQRVYQVGLQVFPLSKMPED; encoded by the coding sequence ATGAAAGAGAAAATGTCCCGTATCTCCATATTTGACTACCTGGATTATCGTCTGTTCCTTAAAGATGCATTTGCGCGGCTAAAGGAGGAAGATCCCTCTTGTACTTATCGAAAGATTGCATCCAGGCTTGGGCTGGGATCAATCGGGCACATAACATGGATTCTCCAGGGGAAAAGAAATCTTACTCTCAAAAAAGCCGGCAGATTTGCAGAACTGTTGAATCTCAATAATAAAGAGGAAGAATATCTCAAAGCTCTGATATCCTATACTAACACCAGATCACATGCAGAAAAAATAGAATCGTTTGAAAGAATTGCCTCTGCCCAGAAATCCCAGAAACGGATTGTCAATAAAGAGCAATACGAGTACTGGAGCAAATGGTACTATTCGGCTATGAGGGAATTGGTTGCAATTCACAAAATATCAAGTGATTATAAAGAAGCTGCCAGATTGCTTATACCCAGGATTACACCTGCTGAAGCTGAAAAAGCGTTAAAACTTCTTGAACGACTGGGCTTTATAGTCCTTGATAAACGCGGCTATTACAGGCGGGTGGATAAGGTATTGACTATAAATGCCGAGTGGGGTGTACTTGCTGTACGTCAGCATCAGATTGAGATGCTTGAACTTGCAAAACATGGACTTGAAGAGATCCCCAGAGAAGATCGGGATATCTCTTCCATAACCATGAGTATGTCAAGAGAAAGGTTTGAACAGGTAAGATTGATGATGCAGGAATTCAGGGAGCAGCTAATTACTCTTGCCCGTACGGATCCCCACCCGCAGAGGGTTTATCAGGTCGGGCTTCAGGTGTTCCCTTTATCAAAGATGCCGGAGGACTGA